In Erigeron canadensis isolate Cc75 chromosome 8, C_canadensis_v1, whole genome shotgun sequence, the DNA window GTGATTGGTGGCAGTGACGAGTAATGctattgatgtaaaggtaattgatgtaaaaatgagGTAGTTTACTTATTTTAGTAGTTGGTGGATAAATGTTGTAAAAATGGTTTTTCTTATGTTTATAGGTTTCTTCCAAAGTATTTGCCTATTGAAATATGATCAGGTGAGCTACTGGTGGCATAATTAAATTATAGCCTATGATTCGTTAGTAATTTTAaatcactttttaaaaatatattttcaaaactaataattatgttattaaaagGTTATGGGTTCAATtctcataaaaaataaattttcttatAATATTGGGTTTCCTTCTAATGTGTTTTTCTATTGAAATATGATCGGATGGGCTGCTGGTGGCACATTTAAATTGTAGCCTATGATCCGTTAGTAATTTTAAAAAGCCGTTATAAAGgatattttgaaatttaataATTAGGTTAGTTTGATAACAATTTTAgcataaaaactaaatttggCAACCGACAAAGGAATACATAAATCCACATTACCATTTCGTTGGTTGTGTATAACTATTCAAATTACAAGAACTATATTTTTGTCATCTATAATACGCAAATAATCATAGGAAGTTATGTATATAGAAttctgattatatatatatatatatatatatagctttttaGATGATTATAGAATTCATAATAAGATTAAATGCTTaatattctatttatttaagctAATATGGGGTTATTTCACTTTGTAAAAATTATTACCTTTTGGAATAAAAACCAAAGTTCCATCTTTGACAATGATATAACGTAAAATTATTTGATGTAAACAGGtagttagttaaaaaaaagttatgggTAATTTTACTTACAAATTCTcttaataatcctcttaatatCACAATTACATGACAAGTGTAACCGTCAATTTGTCTTTTAATCTTATCTATTGATGTTAGCAAATGTCATAATCACACAATTACTAAGACTTTTAATGGGAAATGTTTACCATATTTATTGTTGATGTATTACAACTTCTTTTATTAAACAATggctatttaattatttaatatgaatatacttttttttctttatcaaaatcaaaagtatttatattataaatatttgaaaaagttATGACTTTATAATTAATCACTATAtagctattaaaaaaaagtcaaaaataacttttgttaaaaatattttttgtaatgAGCTTAATTAAATGTATGTTTATATAGTGTTGTACATTATGGCGTAAAGTGTTAAAGTATGAATAGATATACACTTATCTTTTAATTATACAAGACATAagatgtttaaaaaaattaattttcgaAAAGCCATATATCTTAACGTTTTGTTTGTGACTTTTATTAGTTGAAACGACTCGTCAGCTAAGTTTATCTTGATATAttcaattatcaaataaataattgtatcaaacaaaacaagtttttataacaaaaatcaatTGTAAACTATATGTCTTAACATCCATcattacttttatttaatacatatttttGATGTGTtctcccgcgtaatacgcgggttcATAATCTAgttcaaacataaaaaaaagtttgttatcAAAATCTAAAAGAGatttaaaaaggtttttgaaaggtttttgaaattaatgtctctttttttaaatatatgtggGTGCTTTTCtatgaccttttttttttatattttaattgtaaATCTGTACatctttaaatatatgtttgttttttaagaatgttttaaatttttatcttatGTTGTGCCGGTATTTGTTTAATGCATTAGaagtttttgtattttattttattaaggtcTTTATCACTTTATGTTcaacaaaatgttttttatatttaatattatgtttGCATAATTAATACCAGTTGTTTTCTAATCTAATACGGAGTATGAATAATGGGAAGTGATCTTTACACCGATTATTTTACTTTCTATATAGAAATTACATGTGAATTTACTTTTATACCCACATGGCCACATCCCTTctaaaactctttttttttacttgagttattttttcaaatttaactCCCATGTTTGTAGGACACCTTTTGTTCTGTACACTGCCACCAAATAAATACAATCATGGATAAAAAAATCAATAGAGTTTTAatgaaatcaaaaatcaaatccATCAATTCAATGATAATATTCGACATTgacatacatacaaacaaacCTTTATGAACTTATCTTTGGATTTGATGTTCAATACTCGCACTTTCTTCACGCATActacaataatttttattaaaattttcaattcctCAAATTTATCCCCTTAATCTCATACACATTGATACTTGAGATCCTCCAGGTTAGTTAACGCAATATGAGTATTAACCCAACAAATAAAGAGGTAACACAACTACACAAACATCAATTAAGAAAAAATCATAgcaagataataataataaaaaaaatcatcattttagttACATAGCAACGTGGAGATcaattgaaatgaaaaattcCACCTCCATCATCGGTTTCGGCCAACATGAATGATAGAAAACCTCGGCACTAATGTTTTACTAATTATTTTTGGTTTCGGCTTACTGTATTTGCTTTTTTTATTTCactgatttttaatttttgattttattttgtccatgttttttgtttacttGGTGGCCATTTTTCAAACATGGGTTTCAGATGAATAGCATAATAGAGTTTAgagtaaattatacttttcgtccctaaagttgacacgttttttacttttgatctctaaactttaaaaattacaattttgaccctaaagttggccaattttttcaataatcgtcctttggccttacggcgttaaaaatggccgttaacgtacgcacgtgctagacacgtgaaggcactaatgtcatttcaccttacaccgagggacgaaaagtgaaaaaatagctacttgaaggacgaaaagtgaaaaaatagttacttgaaggacgaaaagtgaaaaaatagctacttgaggaacgaaaaatgaaaatcatacaagtaaatttattcttccattctttcttttccggtCATCTTTTCCGATGAAATTTCCCGACTAGACATTTACTTTCTCTTTACCCCCAAGcctctccaatcaccaccaccaacagcctcgctaccagccaccgccgtctgTAACCAGCACCAGCCACCGCCGTTTATAACCATCACGAGCAATTGCCACCCACAGCCATCgccgcctataattaccaccagccaccgccactacaatcaacaccagccaccaccgcctacaatcaccaccagccaccaccgcttacaattaccaccaaacaccgccatctacagtcacctccaaccaccgccgtctacattcaccaccaaccaaccgccgccacctagaatcaccaccatccaTCGTCttcctttcaattaaaatcaaaatttagaaaagaaaaaaaaaaagataactgacatgtttgaactataatttgtttgattggttgtgttttgaatgtcatgaatttgagtaaatgattttgtttgtggtatagatttggattcaaagtcggAAAATTCCATTGGTAAAAATGATTGGAGAAGACaattagaaaagaaagaatggaagaataagtttatatgtatgattttcatttttcgtccctcaagtagttattttttcacattttgtccctcaagtaactattttttcacttttcgtccctcggtgtaaggtgaaatgtcATTAATagcctcacgtgtctagcacgtgcgtacgttaacggtaatttttttaacgccgtaaggccaaaggacggttattgaaaaaattggctaactttagggtcaaaattataatttttaaagtttagggatcaaaagtgaaaaacgtgttaactttaagaataaaaagtgtaatttattcTAGAGTTTATGAGGGATGGGGGTACAAAAATAAATCTATGcccaattttcataaaaaaagtaaaaacacacgtgtaaatatcacttcccatgaAATAATGTGGAATATTTTGACAAACTTCTTTGGCCGAACTCGAGTAGTGACACACTTTAATACAAGCAATATAATTTGGAATTTTATATCTAAAAATTTAGACCATTAATTCTTTATTCAATACAAACTTTTAGCATGAAGACTTTGAAGAACAAATAGAATGAAAATTGGTAAAATCAGTTAGTGGCAGCAGGTTTTGAAGCTTCCGTCTCCGCCACTTCCTTGATCATATTCTCTATGACGTCAATCTTGTCACTATCAATTATTTTCACTACTTCTCCTTGTTTTAAAACTACAAGAGTAGGCAGTGTATTTACCTGGAATTTCTTTGCCACACCCTACACAATAAAATTTATCAATTTGCGACAAAATGAACGACTAAGTTAATAATCAGAATAGCAATTTAAATTGGGCTTTCAACCGACATGTACGATAACATGCATGGTCACCAACTTGACGGGCTACCAACTGGAAATCATATATTATACTAGTcataatacttattttaaaagaaataccgttcaaaaaaaatactagTCATAATATACCCGCACAAAGTACCGAATTGATTATACATATTGTgcaattaaatttttatatagagaAAATAAATCGTAACAACGTTTATTACATACCATAAGAGTATGGATTAGTATCTaatagtttttaacttttttttttcgatcaacatatttaatttatttttgttattggtAAGTGTATGACCCTAAAAAGAGGGGGTGGGGCAGTGGTTCATCATTACGGAATCCTACCCAAATTGTCACATTGTCTCTGTCTAACAAAAATTATTTAACTCAAAACTATCCAATTGTACTCAAATTTTATCCAATTTGATGGCATCACACCATCACCTACTCAATCGTACccaatttttttcttattcatacatatttaacatacaaataatattaaaataaaacacacaTTCCATATATTGAAACCATAACactacataatacttaaaaaacataatatttcaaaaattaacattacataatactatGAAAGAACAAGGTACGAAAAGAAACTTTTCATACTTATATTACTCATTCATAAAAGTAATAATAGTTCAGGGGCTATAATGTATACGGATTATATGGGAAAAAGTTATACTAGGAACCCCAACAATTACAGAAACCTTTAAGAaccatttttaaattaaaattatttccTAATATTATTGCttacaaatattcatattaCTATATAACTGCTAATGACTATATACATTTTATCATCACCAATCtcataaaaacattaatttataaaatacttaCACACATAGGATCGACCTGCATACATCTTATGATATCATTATTCATGCACATGTACTCATAAAATTCATGTCTCCAAAAATTGTATAAGtgatgataatccatgtctaTACATAAGTATACAATCCAAAGTTGTACCTAAATAActcaaaaacaatataaaaaaaattaccatgTAAAGAATGATTAAGATTaaacttgatttaaaaagttcttaaaagttcttataagttttagggtttttaaaataacttttcactacatacatacatacatacatacatacatacatacatacatacatacatacatacatatatgtatactaGGTTAGAACCCGTATGCACAACTCGATAATTTAAAAACGATATTTGGTATTTGGTTTGTAACATGACCCTAAAGGAAAACTTATTGTTACCAAACTGAGTAATAGTACCGCCTATAATATTATGTGTGTTACAATACTATCAAGTCGGAAAATTCATTAGTTAGACAATTTGACGGCGTGTAGTTGGGAAAAACAtcatttgtttttcatttttgttttttaagaaaacataaataacaaaaaacgcGTTtaaattatagtttaaaaaaaattccagaAAACAAAAGACcctattttctatttttcaacgggaaataaaaaaaattatttattattttttacttttcatttttaattttccaaatcttttataaaactgaatatatattaactttcCCCCTCCCATCACCCATCGTCTCCTCCCTCCCCTCACCCCATGTCAaaaaccttttgttttttttaaaacaaaaaagtcctTCCATTTGTTAAAAATTgggaaattaaaaataaaaaacattttccaCAACTAAACACAGTTACATGAATTAAATACCGTCACTAAAATTACAAATAGCAGAATTGTGAATTTAATTGGATTTACTTATGTACTATTAATTCTACTTTCACCAATGGAGTGAAATATCAGTGGTACCACCATCATATGACCACATGAGGCCACACTTAAAGATTAGAAGTCACATGTTTAAAACTTGTCAAATGTAAGTAGGAAAACTATATTttgtgatccatgtgtgagGATTGTGACTTACTTGGGTACCAAGAAGCATGGGCGGTACCACATAGGGGGCAATTGCccccctcaaaatttagattttgtcatgtattttcaaatttttcatcgattttaaaaaatttcttataggtttttaacattttgaccccttttatatttatattttacggattttttaattttgccccctctgagattttttttctaataccGCCTCTGCCAAGAAGGTACATGGGACCAGAAGATTCTCATCCATctactcttttttcttttttaattcttCTTAATATTCTACTATCTATCTTTTACGTACCTttagtttttgaaatttattttacatatatgatCGATGATGGTGAAAAATAGATAGTTTTgataacaataaatataacaagacTTTGGATATAAGGGTTTATTAGATATTGTTAGGACAAAAAATCGCTTAGATAACTTGTGGACGACAACAAACTTCATTGAAGCCTCGGCAAATCAACAACTAGCATGAATCAAGATCAATGAGTTGAATGGTAAAAGAGGAAGACAAAATCATTAAATGTCAAGTCCTTCATAATGAAATATTGACAACTACTTTCACATCAATATCCAAGCCTCGAAGATGTTGTCATTCTTCGTTGGTATAGACGACAACACTGGGTGAAGACATCCTTCTTGCTGGTGAATAATTACCAACTGTAATTTATATGCATTTTACATATGTCGTATTTGTAAAATAAATCTCGAATCTTAGCAAGTCTAGATTCACTTACTAATTAGTTTAGTGATAAAGTTAAACATTGTATTCAAGTTAGGTTAACATACTTTAAATGTTGTAAATTTCTTCCgcgtatatatatgaaaaagcgCATTATACCTGTTTAAGCAAGGATTCTCACTTAAGGTCTAGGGGTTAATCTTGTAAGGAAAAAGGGGTTTGAGAGATGTTTTAGACTTGTTAGCGATTCCCAGCTGGTATGAAATCAAGGTGTTGATCTCACGCCACCAAGTGTAGaatgtgtgtgtatttttgtgTGCTGTTCATTAGTCCTAGAAGTAAGCCAAtgaaggggtatttataggggTTGAGGATAGGTCAGCACGTTGGTCCCCAGCCGTGACGTTCGTCCTGCAGGTGGACGTATGCGTTGGTCCCAAGTTGTGACGTTCGTCTTGCAGGTAGACGTATACATTGGTCCCAAGTTGTGACGTTCGTCTTGCAGAGAGACGTTATTCGGTGTGTCGTTTTATACGTAAGCATTTATCCCTTGCGAGGAAGAGACAAATGTTGTTGCAGGGTTTGTTAGATGTCGCTATAACCGACGTCATGAAGTTCCAACCTAGAGTTTTAGTAGTGGCCACATTTCAAGTAGCGAGCAAGCTGCGGCCAGGAGGAGGAGGGCTACGACCTAGATAGCTGGCCATAGCTATTCCAAGCAACCGACATGGCTGCGACCTGGCAGCGACATGGCTGCGACCTGGCAGCGACCTGGTTGCGACCTGGCAGCGACCTGCACTGGGTTAACTAGCATTAGTGAACTTTGGCTTATTTACTAGCATTAATAGTGTTTAAGCTAGGTACGTCATCAATACCATTGCGTAAGTATTGTTGCATTATACGATTGCTTAACTGTTGTTACGTACTTTGCTTATTGTTTATGTAGTTTCTCTTCCTAATGAGTTTCACAACTAAAGTTACAAAGTTGTGCAAACTTGGACCAAAGGGTATCTATATCAATTTGTTAAAAATCTAATTACTTACGGTTGAAAAAAATGGgatttataaaacataaattaaagaTGACACTTGTTGCTCAAGTAAACATCACGACATCATGTATCAATCCAAGAGCGTCGTCCTagtcataattaataatatactGGTTGAAACACAATAATATTTACCAAAAAGCATGCTAGAAATATACGCTAAGTGAGTATCCGTGCAATGCAGGGaagtgatggtgatggtggttgccGCAGTGTGATGGTGACAATGTCTGGTGATGGTGTATGTTGGTAGTATATGACGAATAgtgtaagtaattgatataaaagggtgtaatataagtatttaagaaagaaagataTTATATACAAGCAAAATGAGTATTTCCTATAAAGGAGTATTAGTATTTGCAATCTTGAAAATGTGTAACTTTCAAACAATGATTTGAAATTTTGATAAAGGGAGTAATAGATAAATAGTTTAtggtcttaaaaaaaaaaactcaagaaccccTCTTCACCCTTGGATAAGAAAAAATGGATGGATtagataaaaaacaaaaacccctCCCAATACTAGAGGGGTATTTGtgtcacttttttttattttttctactcttttactttattaaattaatataattttatctaattcactaaaaacttttatctcacaaactgtaaatcgttaaacgaaaagaagagcatgggtagtcttagaatttcgtcctctttcattagagatgcaattcgacatacttttgacgactttttaagtTTCGTTTCTTTTCatcacgttcatcttacacatgtgtaaattattattttttttgatgttTACATATATGTAGAATCAACCTTTTAGTGTTTTCCACttgtcctacacatgtgtaagatgaatgaacatatgtacacaacaatgaaggtttaGGGctgagcccgtcaatccatggcggagccatggcAGCCAAGGGCGAAGCCcttcagtccatggcggagacatagcggctaagggcggagcccgttaggtagatcacccatcaccggtcaccccctacaacctatcaccctctatgacctatcaccctatgacctatcaccctcaatgacctatcagccccactagctttggtttatgaatatccttaagggcgaagcccgttccgaatcataatttttgttcaacctacacatgtgtaggatgaatttacacatgtgtaggatgaaccttttagtggtttttatttatctctacacatgtgtaggatttggatgaacctacacatgtgtaggatgaacggaTGGGGGAAAAAAACGAAAttgaaaaaatctttaaaagtatatcgaattgcatatctaatgaaagaggacgaaatttcaagacCACCCTTTTTTCCGTCTAACGAtatacggtttgtgagataaaagttttttaatgaattagatatttttattaatttaataaaaagagAGAGATGTGGACTTTTTCATAATGACAATCATACCcttcttgattttgatgaatggGGGCTGAGATTGGTTCCCAcgttttttttagtggttctcaaaataattcacccttatatatatatatatatatatatggtataggGTCAattaaatacgagtataaaagTATGAGAAATGTTAATAAAGGTTGTAATTGTGTATAAAAATATTGTTCTTTTCATACTAGAGTTCATCTCTAAGTatacaattattttataaactcTAAGTACAGCTcctaaaatattatttaacgATAACCTAAAGTATATCAATAAGGTTTAATTTTAAGGTATGAAAATTGTGATAGATCAgtaaatgattaaattaattattttttagcATATCTTATAGTATAGAATAAGGTAATGATAAAAGGgtacttttattttcatatgGGCTCATTTTGCTCTCTCGTATAGGGCTTGGGCTTCCAAATGTTGCCGGTTTAAGTTGAGTTCATTTGCCTACTCCtgattttgtaaattttcagaaaatgttaatattattaaacCGTCAATAAACTATACTTAGTTACAGAGTTATAGTAACGGTACGTGCATTgttagttttttctttaaacataCAAAATGCACAATTTTTTGTTGGGTTCTGATAagagttgttggtacaaatatTTCGGtgaattactcgtataattttcattttgttatGCGAAAATCCAAAGGAATAATTTTAGGGAATTGATAATCGTACCACATATTTTAATAAATCTACCATAATTATGCATTACAGACTTGTACGGTGTGTTATGTCAGTTGTACAATATGGTGTAACAATTAAAAAGTGTGGTACAAATATGTACTCccataattttaatatataaaatgttaattCTTTTATAAGTGTAATAGGTTATTATTGACGTTTTAGTTCACTTTTTACCATTTTTTAACATTAGTATTACAAAGATACAAGCAGTCAAGTATAAACCCAAATATACAaccattataaataaaattatattacgGAGTATAAAAAATACAGGTCCACGGATAGATATAGGATATGATTCTCATGAATATAGTCGTAAATAATACAGTAAATATGTACGTACCGTTAACTTATCGATATCGATCTTAAAGAAGTTAATGTCTGTATATTTGGAAGCAAGGTAATCGAGGCCAGGTTCTAATGGGTTACAACGGGAATACCATGATGCAAAGAAATATATCACCGTCAATCGAGATGGTTTTCTCGACTCCTTTTTTAGATAAACCTTCCAATCAGAGATTTGGGTGACTCGCTTGGTTGGTGCTACtagtgatttcatccaagaagATACAATTGATCCCATAGTGTATGTACTTGTCGAACGCTACACAAGacgaaattaatatatataaagaaatattTAAAGACGGATCGATTGCATTCACACACAATGAGTTTCACGAATTGTTAGCTTTTCTAAGGGCATAATTCATGATGTACGTTAATCTTCAAGAAGAATCAAATATATTCAACATTGCTTGCTTGGAATcaaataatttttatgtatgtgGTTCATAAATGATAGTTTTTTGAAATTGGAATTTGGAATTAGATCCATGCTTTATTAGTGTACATGTGAACGGTGAAGCTGTAACAACCACCTTATGTTTTTCATAGTGTTGCCTTTCACATCCATGGTACGTAATTAATTTGCTTTTCTATTATATTTACTCGAATCCTCCAAAGTTAAAATCCATTTTATTCAATCTAACTCCTATTTACTAAGTTGTCCCTTAGAGCAAATCGCTTTCTTTTTCCTAAAAGGAAATTATATTTcatgataattaaaaaaaatcattaatcaATTTAAAATACGTAAAAATTACATGTAATCTCGTCACTGTTAACCGTCATACCTAAATGATGTTTTACATCTCCTTATGTGTTGCAACCCATTGATTAATAACCCCTTATTTGTTCCAAATCGAATAATGACTCGGAAATGATTTCTATCATTTTTCAGCAATTTACCTGTCATTCCAGTTTTGTTATTCCGACTAGTTAAAATTAAGGAGCTAATCATTAAAATTAACAATGATAGTGCTATTGATTACCTTTGAATTATCTACCCAAAATCAAAATAGTGGAATTTAAAGAAGAGGATAATGAGTTTcgggaaaaaaataaaacaccCTAAAACTGAGGACAATTAATTGTAAAGGAATTAACTCTTTGTTATGGATGGCTATTAgttgttatttttgaaaatcaaatacattatatattcattttgaAATAACACGTACATCCAAACACAAACCATTAGTTCAACCCTCTATTTGCTgctgaaaaaaaaattagttgaaCCCTTTTTCCATGTTTTATAAACTAGATGAATGTACGCAAGATGTGACAGAGATGGTGATAGTGActacggtgtggtggtggtgacaaaTAATGTAAGTTATTAATATaaggataattgatgtaaataggATACTATTACAAAATTTGTTGGATGTTATCCAAGCTAAGAGGAGGTTGCCTAATATAGGTGATCAACTCAATGGAATAGTTTTCAGCAAAAACAATTATAGAATTAATGCCTTGACCAGTCCTATCTTCCAGTTTCTAATGTGCAAACTAGATGGATCAAATTTTTGCCTAAGACGGTAAACATCCACGTCTAGTGGAGTTTATCGGATCGGCTCCCTACTTATCGGTCTAAGTTATGTCATAAAGGTTTGGTTACTAATTCCGTATCATGTCCGAATTGTGCATTTCACGTGGAAAATATTATACATGTCATGATGGATTATGTGGTTGCTAAGATGGTTTGGACCTCTTTCTAAAAATGGCCGGCCTAATAGCTAGCTAGTTTTGATTTCAACTCACTAGTGCCGATTGATATGTTGGACAAGCTAGAAAACATGACAATCTTGTCCACTAAAAAGGCTTTAGAACCGGTCTTTATTTCATGGTGGGATATTTGGTGATTTCGGAATGAAGAGCTTTACTCTCGAAAAGTGCTGGCTTAACGTTTTTGGGGCTTTAACCGGAATCAAATTTGGGGgcatatatctatacttcttattaaagattatacaccCCCCTCAAAATGGAAAGTTGTAATGTATGTTAAATGTGTAATGAACCTTTAGATTGAAtaaaggaaagtaggtattgGAGGGAATGTATGTATTATAACTATGATTAATAATGTGCAAAAAGGTTACAAATGAAGTGGTGGAGGATTGTTTATATAGGCAACATACTTATACTTAGCACCCTTGTTAATTACATTACAAGCCCTTAACTAATTGCCATTCAATCCTCCACCCAAACTAATATAAAATACAAGGACAACATATTAGGAAGTAAACAAACCTAGCACTAACTAATTTTAaagctaacaatctccccctttaGTGCGGTTTGGATGTTGGTCCTTGTTTggctttcttctttttcctttgcCTGCGGTTTCTTTTCTTCGTTGATGATTCGGGCTtgtctttgaaaaaggtttgtGGCTTGAACGCTCTTTTCTC includes these proteins:
- the LOC122579444 gene encoding thioredoxin-2-like; this encodes MGSIVSSWMKSLVAPTKRVTQISDWKVYLKKESRKPSRLTVIYFFASWYSRCNPLEPGLDYLASKYTDINFFKIDIDKLTGVAKKFQVNTLPTLVVLKQGEVVKIIDSDKIDVIENMIKEVAETEASKPAATN